TCCTCGCTTTTGTCGTGTAGAGCCCGATATCTTTGCCCAGATGTATGGTGTAGATGAAACAGAATTTAATGATTTTGCCATAGAATGCTGTCTGGAACAAATAGAAGGGGTGTACGGTAATTCTAGCCCGGAAATGCTCCGTTATGAAGAAACAGTAAAATCAGATGAAACCTCCACTAACTAATCGTGAGGAAGCGGGAAAACTTCTCGCACTCAGATTGAATGCCTACGCGCAACAACCGGAGGTGATAGTCTTAGGGTTACCCCGTGGGGGTGTTCCCGTGGCTTTTAGCATCGCTCAAACTTTGAAACTTCCTCTGGATATCTGCTTGGTTAGAAAATTAGGGGTACCTGAGCGAGAAGAGTTGGCGATGGGCGCGATCGCTACAGGAGATGTGACTATTATTAATCACAATATAGTTAACTCTCTTGGTGTTACGAACGAAATCCTCGATCAAGTTATTCAATCAGAACGACAAGAACTACAACGCCGAGAACAAGTCTACCGAGGCGATCGCCCCTATCTTAAACTCCAAAATCAAACGGTGATCCTGGTAGATGATGGTATCGCTACTGGTTCCACGATGTTGGCGGCGATTCAAGCCGTTAACCAGCAAAAACCCCAACTGATCGTTGTCGCTACCCCTATAGTCTTTGCTTCTGCCTGTTCTCAATTACAAACACAAATCTCCCAATTAATCTGTTTAATTAAG
This genomic stretch from Gloeocapsa sp. PCC 73106 harbors:
- a CDS encoding YkgJ family cysteine cluster protein, whose product is MISWRCVKSCGACCHLDPTERPDLADYLSPEQLREYLNLVGNDGWCVNYDHQLRECRIYSQRPRFCRVEPDIFAQMYGVDETEFNDFAIECCLEQIEGVYGNSSPEMLRYEETVKSDETSTN
- a CDS encoding phosphoribosyltransferase; translated protein: MKPPLTNREEAGKLLALRLNAYAQQPEVIVLGLPRGGVPVAFSIAQTLKLPLDICLVRKLGVPEREELAMGAIATGDVTIINHNIVNSLGVTNEILDQVIQSERQELQRREQVYRGDRPYLKLQNQTVILVDDGIATGSTMLAAIQAVNQQKPQLIVVATPIVFASACSQLQTQISQLICLIKPKMLYSISCWYEDFTQVSDAEVCYYLSQTYLEK